One genomic region from Equus caballus isolate H_3958 breed thoroughbred chromosome 4, TB-T2T, whole genome shotgun sequence encodes:
- the FSCN3 gene encoding fascin-3 isoform X1: MDEVEWTRRRPKPEDLRVGLISWAGSYLTYETYKSTVAATAKGLGRRQTWEILVSNEHDTQALVRLRSLQGLYLLCEADGSLCYGRPRTSHHGCFLLRFHRNGKWTLQCIISGRYLESDGEDVFCNSRVLSAYHMWTPRPALHVHVILYSPVNHCYARADPGVGRVWVDAPVPCLKECGFLLHFQDGCYHLETSTHSFLSHLDRLVSQPSTQTAFHMQVRPGGLVALSDGEGGMLYPQGTRLLLGLGSSPHRGEEWFILQRCPTWVSLRSKAHKFLSVIYDVELCAASEHLTQMSLFQFECDKDSPNLQLRSANGCYLAQRRHKRVMADGQPLESDTFFRMHWNCGKIFLQSPNGRFLGIVANGLLMANATVPGPNEEFGVLLANRPFIALRGRYGYVGTSSECDLMQCNMDQPDCIHLLPCRQGIYHFQAQGGSFWSITSFGTFRPWGKFALNFCIELQGSNLLTVLAPNGFYMRSDRSGTLLADSEDITKECIWEF; the protein is encoded by the exons ATGGATGAGGTAGAGTGGACACGAAGACGACCCAAGCCTGAGGACCTAAGGGTTGGGCTCATCAGCTGGGCAGGGTCCTACCTCACTTATGAGACATATAAGAGTACAGTCGCTGCTACTGCAAAGGGTTTGGGCCGGAGACAG ACCTGGGAGATCCTGGTGAGCAATGAGCATGACACACAGGCTCTGGTACGACTAAGGAGCTTGCAGGGCCTCTACCTTCTGTGCGAGGCTGATGGCAGTCTGTGCTATGGCCGGCCAAGGACAAGCCACCACGGATGCTTCCTCCTCCGTTTCCACCGCAATGGCAAGTGGACCCTGCAGTGCATAATCAGTGGTCGTTATCTGGAGTCTGATGGTGAGGACGTGTTCTGCAACTCCCGAGTCCTCTCAGCTTACCACATGTGGACCCCCCGGCCAGCCCTCCATGTCCATGTGATCCTCTACAGCCCTGTCAACCACTGCTACGCCCGGGCTGACCCTGGTGTGGGCCGTGTCTGGGTGGATGCACCAGTTCCCTGCCTGAAGGAATGTGGCTTTCTGTTGCATTTCCAAGATGGATGCTACCACCTGGAGACCTCTACACACTCCTTCTTGTCCCACTTAGACCGGCTGGTCTCCCAACCCTCAACACAGACAGCTTTTCATATGCAAGTACGGCCTGGCGGACTCGTAGCACTGAGCGATGGAGAAGGAGGCATGTTGTATCCACAAGGCACACGTCTGCTCCTGGGCTTGGGCTCCAGTCCGCACAGGGGAGAGGAGTGGTTCATCCTACAGCGCTGCCCAACCTGGGTCAGCCTCAGGTCAAAGGCCCACAAGTTCCTCTCTGTCATCTATG ATGTTGAGTTGTGCGCTGCGTCTGAACACTTAACCCAGATGTCCTTGTTCCAGTTTGAATGTGACAAGGACAGCCCCAACTTGCAGCTTCGTTCAGCCAATGGCTGCTACCTAGCCCAG AGACGCCACAAGAGAGTGATGGCCGATGGGCAGCCACTGGAGTCTGACACCTTCTTCCGTATGCACTGGAATTGTGGCAAGATCTTCCTGCAGTCTCCCAATGGACGCTTCTTGGGTATAGTAGCCAATGGCCTGCTCATGGCCAATGCCACCGTTCCAG GCCCAAATGAGGAATTTGGGGTTCTGTTAGCCAACCGTCCCTTCATCGCATTGCGTGGTCGATATGGGTATGTGGGCACCTcgtcagaatgtgacctcatgcAGTGCAATATGGATCAACCTGACTGCATTCACCTGCTGCCCTGCCGCCAGGGCATCTACCACTTCCAGG CACAGGGCGGATCCTTCTGGTCAATAACATCCTTTGGCACCTTTCGCCCTTGGGGAAAGTTCGCCCTCAACTTCTGTATAGAGCTTCAGGGTAGCAACTTGCTCACGGTGCTGGCACCCAATGGCTTCTACATGCGATCTGACCGAAGCGGCACCCTGTTGGCAGACAGCGAAGACATTACCAAAGAGTGTATTTGGGAATTTTAG
- the FSCN3 gene encoding fascin-3 isoform X2 produces MPTWEILVSNEHDTQALVRLRSLQGLYLLCEADGSLCYGRPRTSHHGCFLLRFHRNGKWTLQCIISGRYLESDGEDVFCNSRVLSAYHMWTPRPALHVHVILYSPVNHCYARADPGVGRVWVDAPVPCLKECGFLLHFQDGCYHLETSTHSFLSHLDRLVSQPSTQTAFHMQVRPGGLVALSDGEGGMLYPQGTRLLLGLGSSPHRGEEWFILQRCPTWVSLRSKAHKFLSVIYDVELCAASEHLTQMSLFQFECDKDSPNLQLRSANGCYLAQRRHKRVMADGQPLESDTFFRMHWNCGKIFLQSPNGRFLGIVANGLLMANATVPGPNEEFGVLLANRPFIALRGRYGYVGTSSECDLMQCNMDQPDCIHLLPCRQGIYHFQAQGGSFWSITSFGTFRPWGKFALNFCIELQGSNLLTVLAPNGFYMRSDRSGTLLADSEDITKECIWEF; encoded by the exons ATGCCT ACCTGGGAGATCCTGGTGAGCAATGAGCATGACACACAGGCTCTGGTACGACTAAGGAGCTTGCAGGGCCTCTACCTTCTGTGCGAGGCTGATGGCAGTCTGTGCTATGGCCGGCCAAGGACAAGCCACCACGGATGCTTCCTCCTCCGTTTCCACCGCAATGGCAAGTGGACCCTGCAGTGCATAATCAGTGGTCGTTATCTGGAGTCTGATGGTGAGGACGTGTTCTGCAACTCCCGAGTCCTCTCAGCTTACCACATGTGGACCCCCCGGCCAGCCCTCCATGTCCATGTGATCCTCTACAGCCCTGTCAACCACTGCTACGCCCGGGCTGACCCTGGTGTGGGCCGTGTCTGGGTGGATGCACCAGTTCCCTGCCTGAAGGAATGTGGCTTTCTGTTGCATTTCCAAGATGGATGCTACCACCTGGAGACCTCTACACACTCCTTCTTGTCCCACTTAGACCGGCTGGTCTCCCAACCCTCAACACAGACAGCTTTTCATATGCAAGTACGGCCTGGCGGACTCGTAGCACTGAGCGATGGAGAAGGAGGCATGTTGTATCCACAAGGCACACGTCTGCTCCTGGGCTTGGGCTCCAGTCCGCACAGGGGAGAGGAGTGGTTCATCCTACAGCGCTGCCCAACCTGGGTCAGCCTCAGGTCAAAGGCCCACAAGTTCCTCTCTGTCATCTATG ATGTTGAGTTGTGCGCTGCGTCTGAACACTTAACCCAGATGTCCTTGTTCCAGTTTGAATGTGACAAGGACAGCCCCAACTTGCAGCTTCGTTCAGCCAATGGCTGCTACCTAGCCCAG AGACGCCACAAGAGAGTGATGGCCGATGGGCAGCCACTGGAGTCTGACACCTTCTTCCGTATGCACTGGAATTGTGGCAAGATCTTCCTGCAGTCTCCCAATGGACGCTTCTTGGGTATAGTAGCCAATGGCCTGCTCATGGCCAATGCCACCGTTCCAG GCCCAAATGAGGAATTTGGGGTTCTGTTAGCCAACCGTCCCTTCATCGCATTGCGTGGTCGATATGGGTATGTGGGCACCTcgtcagaatgtgacctcatgcAGTGCAATATGGATCAACCTGACTGCATTCACCTGCTGCCCTGCCGCCAGGGCATCTACCACTTCCAGG CACAGGGCGGATCCTTCTGGTCAATAACATCCTTTGGCACCTTTCGCCCTTGGGGAAAGTTCGCCCTCAACTTCTGTATAGAGCTTCAGGGTAGCAACTTGCTCACGGTGCTGGCACCCAATGGCTTCTACATGCGATCTGACCGAAGCGGCACCCTGTTGGCAGACAGCGAAGACATTACCAAAGAGTGTATTTGGGAATTTTAG
- the PAX4 gene encoding LOW QUALITY PROTEIN: paired box protein Pax-4 (The sequence of the model RefSeq protein was modified relative to this genomic sequence to represent the inferred CDS: deleted 1 base in 1 codon) encodes MPHDGISSVNQLGGLFVNGRPLPLDTRQQIVRLAVGGMRPCDISRSLKVSNGCVSKILGRYYRTGILEPKGIGGSKPRLATPAVVARIAQLKGECPALFAWEIQRQLCAEGLCTQDKTPSVSSINRVLRALQEDQRLPWAQLRLPAVLAPVPRTPHGGSEAPRGLHPGTGHRNRTIFSPGQAEALEKEFQRGQYPDSVARGKLAAATSLPEDTVRVWFSNRRAKWRRQEKLKWEMQLSGASQGLTLASASPGIVSAQQSPGSMPTAALPALESLGPSCCQLCWGTASERHLSDTPPQACLKPCWGKNPGQPSCLDSALPCHPCPSCHCPVAGLGAPQALLWPGSPQLQGLE; translated from the exons ATGCCGCATGATG GGATCAGCAGTGTCAATCAGCTGGGGGGGCTCTTTGTGAATGGTCGGCCCCTGCCCCTGGACACCCGGCAGCAGATTGTGCGGCTAGCTGTTGGCGGGATGCGGCCCTGCGACATCTCACGGAGCCTTAAG GTATCCAATGGCTGTGTGAGCAAGATCCTAGGGCGTTACTACCGCACAGGTATCTTGGAGCCCAAGGGGATTGGGGGAAGCAAGCCACGTCTGGCCACACCCGCTGTGGTGGCTCGAATTGCCCAGCTGAAGGGTGAGTGCCCGGCCCTCTTTGCCTGGGAGATCCAACGCCAGCTCTGTGCTGAGGGGCTTTGTACCCAGGACAAGACTCCTAGT GTCTCCTCCATCAATCGGGTCCTGCGGGCACTACAGGAGGACCAGAGACTGCCTTGGGCACAGCTCAGGTTGCCAG CTGTTTTGGCTCCAGTTCCTCGTACTCCCCACGGTGGCTCTGAGGCTCCCCGGGGTCTCCACCCAGGGACTGGCCACCGGAATCGGACTATCTTCTCCCCAGGCCAAGCTGAGGCTCTGGAGAAAG AGTTCCAGCGTGGGCAGTATCCTGATTCAGTGGCCCGTGGAAAGCTGGCTGCTGCCACCTCTCTgcctgaggacacagtgagg GTCTGGTTTTCCAACCGAAGAGCCAAATGGCGCCGACAAGAGAAGCTCAAGTGGGAAATGCAACTCTCAG GTGCTTCCCAGGGTCTGACGTTAGCAAGTGCTTCCCCAGGGATCGTCTCTGCACAG CAGTCCCCTGGCAGTATGcccacagcagccctgcctgccctggAATCCTTGGGTCCCTCCTGCTGTCAGCTGTGCTGGGGGACAGCATCAGAGAGGCATCTGAGTGACACCCCACCCCAAGCCTGTCTCAAGCCCTGCTGGGGTAAGAATCCAGGCCAG CCGAGCTGCCTGGATTCAGCACTACCTTGCCATCCTTGCCCCTCCTGCCACTGCCCT GTCGCCGGTCTTGGTGCCCCTCAGGCCTTGCTCTGGCCTGGCTCCCCACAACTGCAAGGCCTGGAATGA